In Musa acuminata AAA Group cultivar baxijiao chromosome BXJ2-10, Cavendish_Baxijiao_AAA, whole genome shotgun sequence, a genomic segment contains:
- the LOC135585811 gene encoding transcription factor E2FB-like isoform X2 has translation MGRRLNNTYWVRAFPPYIYPKSERYDFPPSPPLVLLFLLLFPSPLPALSFSLRSLLVRSPLLPPIYLRILQPPEIGSALPLPPSNSTRTRVPGPDFVPAADLLAFAAGSGISSWIIVGLIWFGLMSSIQAAGKQPAQQPGQMFQPSKQCLPFASSRPPFVLLDGHQGFSAAVGRSGAGDDMADALVIKTPLKRKSVQEDNEAKVLHERATSTGYAVGFTSPLLTPVSEKGRKTYSKSKISKHSKSSTQTLLSYAGSPPGNNLTAVGNSRYDSSLGLLTKKFINLLRHAQDGILDLNKATEILKVQKRRIYDITNVLEGIGLVEKTLKNRISWKGLDDMGPVEVDDDASILQEEIDKLTLEECRLDELISQMQERLRDLSEDESNHKWLYVTKDDISLLPCFQNKTLIAIKAPHGTTLEVPDPDEAEEYPQRRYRIVLRSTMGAIDVYLVSQFEDKYEGMSGVEMPPKVLPISNSGSVENYMVPFVTEESRGNGMELDIQHSERIWSDVNSSRDFDGGMMKIVPSDIDTEADYWLLSDAGASITDMWKTASEVKWDDISAGGANTPQPRAPSGVVESASPF, from the exons ATGGGAAGGCGCCTAAATAACACTTATTGGGTTCGTGCCTTCCCTCCATATATTTATCCAAAGTCCGAACGCTATGATTTCCCTCCTTCCCCGCCCCTCGTTTTGCTCTTCCTCCTCTTGTTTCCCTCTCCGCTCCCCGCCCTCTCTTTTTCCCTCCGATCGCTTCTAGTCCGATCGCCCCTCCTGCCGCCGATCTATCTTAGAATCCTTCAACCCCCTGAGATCGGCTCCGCCTTACCGCTTCCGCCGTCAAATTCGACCAGAACTAGGGTTCCGGGCCCGGATTTCGTCCCCGCAGCCGATCTCTTGGCTTTCGCCGCGGGATCGGGGATTTCTAGCTGGATTATTGTTGGTTTGATCTGGTTCGGGTTGATGTCCAGCATCCAGGCAGCTGGGAAGCAACCGGCTCAGCAGCCAGGGCAGATGTTTCAGCCGTCAAAGCAGTGCTTGCCGTTTGCCTCGTCAAGACCGCCGTTCGTCTTGCTGGATGGGCATCAGGGGTTCTCAGCCGCCGTCGGTCGGTCGGGCGCCGGAGACGACATGGCCGATGCGCTGGTTATTAAGACTCCT TTGAAGAGAAAGTCTGTACAAGAAGATAATGAAGCTAAAGTACTGCACGAACGGGCAACTAGCACTGGATATGCTGTGGGATTCACAAGTCCTCTACTCACACCGGTGtcagaaaaaggaagaaagacgTATAGTAAGTCCAAGATTTCTAAGCACAGTAAGTCCAGCACTCAAACCCTTCTGTCATATGCTG GTTCACCTCCTGGCAACAATCTTACTGCAGTTGGAAATAGTCGTTATGATAGCTCCCTAG gGCTTTTGACCAAGAAGTTTATCAATTTGCTTAGACATGCACAAGATGGCATCCTTGATCTGAATAAAGCCACAGAAATTTTGAAG GTGCAAAAGAGGCGGATATATGACATCACTAATGTTCTTGAAGGCATTGGACTTGTAGAGAAAACACTTAAGAACAGGATCTCTTGGAa GGGACTAGATGACATGGGTCCAGTTGAGGTTGATGATGATGCTTCGATTTTACAG GAAGAAATTGACAAACTTACATTGGAGGAGTGCAGATTAGATGAGCTTATCAG CCAAATGCAAGAAAGACTGAGGGACCTCAGTGAAGATGAAAGCAATCATAA GTGGCTTTACGTGACTAAAGATGATATCTCGCTCCTTCCCTGCTTTCAG AACAAAACACTAATAGCAATTAAAGCACCTCATGGTACTACCCTTGAAGTTCCAGATCCTGATGAG GCTGAGGAATATCCTCAGAGGAGATACCGGATTGTCCTAAGAAGCACTATGGGTGCTATAGATGTATACCTTGTGAG tcaatttgaagacAAGTATGAGGGGATGAGTGGTGTTGAGATGCCCCCGAAGGTCCTTCCCATATCAAATTCAGGATCTGTCGAGAACTACATGGTGCCATTTGTCACAGAAGAGAGCAGAGGGAATGGAATGGAGCTTGATATTCAACACAGCGAGAGGATCTGGTCTGATGTAAATTCTTCACGGGATTTTGATGGTGGTATGATGAAGATTGTTCCTTCAGACATTGAT ACCGAAGCTGATTATTGGCTTCTATCAGATGCTGGTGCTAGCATTACAGATATGTGGAAGACTGCAT CAGAGGTTAAATGGGATGACATCAGCGCAGGTGGTGCCAACACACCTCAACCACGAGCTCCGTCTGGTGTTGTTGAG TCTGCTTCCCCGTTCTAA
- the LOC135585811 gene encoding transcription factor E2FB-like isoform X1, translated as MGRRLNNTYWVRAFPPYIYPKSERYDFPPSPPLVLLFLLLFPSPLPALSFSLRSLLVRSPLLPPIYLRILQPPEIGSALPLPPSNSTRTRVPGPDFVPAADLLAFAAGSGISSWIIVGLIWFGLMSSIQAAGKQPAQQPGQMFQPSKQCLPFASSRPPFVLLDGHQGFSAAVGRSGAGDDMADALVIKTPLKRKSVQEDNEAKVLHERATSTGYAVGFTSPLLTPVSEKGRKTYSKSKISKHSKSSTQTLLSYAGSPPGNNLTAVGNSRYDSSLGLLTKKFINLLRHAQDGILDLNKATEILKVQKRRIYDITNVLEGIGLVEKTLKNRISWKGLDDMGPVEVDDDASILQEEIDKLTLEECRLDELISQMQERLRDLSEDESNHKWLYVTKDDISLLPCFQNKTLIAIKAPHGTTLEVPDPDEAEEYPQRRYRIVLRSTMGAIDVYLVSQFEDKYEGMSGVEMPPKVLPISNSGSVENYMVPFVTEESRGNGMELDIQHSERIWSDVNSSRDFDGGMMKIVPSDIDTEADYWLLSDAGASITDMWKTASEVKWDDISAGGANTPQPRAPSGVVEVSSDANSSLR; from the exons ATGGGAAGGCGCCTAAATAACACTTATTGGGTTCGTGCCTTCCCTCCATATATTTATCCAAAGTCCGAACGCTATGATTTCCCTCCTTCCCCGCCCCTCGTTTTGCTCTTCCTCCTCTTGTTTCCCTCTCCGCTCCCCGCCCTCTCTTTTTCCCTCCGATCGCTTCTAGTCCGATCGCCCCTCCTGCCGCCGATCTATCTTAGAATCCTTCAACCCCCTGAGATCGGCTCCGCCTTACCGCTTCCGCCGTCAAATTCGACCAGAACTAGGGTTCCGGGCCCGGATTTCGTCCCCGCAGCCGATCTCTTGGCTTTCGCCGCGGGATCGGGGATTTCTAGCTGGATTATTGTTGGTTTGATCTGGTTCGGGTTGATGTCCAGCATCCAGGCAGCTGGGAAGCAACCGGCTCAGCAGCCAGGGCAGATGTTTCAGCCGTCAAAGCAGTGCTTGCCGTTTGCCTCGTCAAGACCGCCGTTCGTCTTGCTGGATGGGCATCAGGGGTTCTCAGCCGCCGTCGGTCGGTCGGGCGCCGGAGACGACATGGCCGATGCGCTGGTTATTAAGACTCCT TTGAAGAGAAAGTCTGTACAAGAAGATAATGAAGCTAAAGTACTGCACGAACGGGCAACTAGCACTGGATATGCTGTGGGATTCACAAGTCCTCTACTCACACCGGTGtcagaaaaaggaagaaagacgTATAGTAAGTCCAAGATTTCTAAGCACAGTAAGTCCAGCACTCAAACCCTTCTGTCATATGCTG GTTCACCTCCTGGCAACAATCTTACTGCAGTTGGAAATAGTCGTTATGATAGCTCCCTAG gGCTTTTGACCAAGAAGTTTATCAATTTGCTTAGACATGCACAAGATGGCATCCTTGATCTGAATAAAGCCACAGAAATTTTGAAG GTGCAAAAGAGGCGGATATATGACATCACTAATGTTCTTGAAGGCATTGGACTTGTAGAGAAAACACTTAAGAACAGGATCTCTTGGAa GGGACTAGATGACATGGGTCCAGTTGAGGTTGATGATGATGCTTCGATTTTACAG GAAGAAATTGACAAACTTACATTGGAGGAGTGCAGATTAGATGAGCTTATCAG CCAAATGCAAGAAAGACTGAGGGACCTCAGTGAAGATGAAAGCAATCATAA GTGGCTTTACGTGACTAAAGATGATATCTCGCTCCTTCCCTGCTTTCAG AACAAAACACTAATAGCAATTAAAGCACCTCATGGTACTACCCTTGAAGTTCCAGATCCTGATGAG GCTGAGGAATATCCTCAGAGGAGATACCGGATTGTCCTAAGAAGCACTATGGGTGCTATAGATGTATACCTTGTGAG tcaatttgaagacAAGTATGAGGGGATGAGTGGTGTTGAGATGCCCCCGAAGGTCCTTCCCATATCAAATTCAGGATCTGTCGAGAACTACATGGTGCCATTTGTCACAGAAGAGAGCAGAGGGAATGGAATGGAGCTTGATATTCAACACAGCGAGAGGATCTGGTCTGATGTAAATTCTTCACGGGATTTTGATGGTGGTATGATGAAGATTGTTCCTTCAGACATTGAT ACCGAAGCTGATTATTGGCTTCTATCAGATGCTGGTGCTAGCATTACAGATATGTGGAAGACTGCAT CAGAGGTTAAATGGGATGACATCAGCGCAGGTGGTGCCAACACACCTCAACCACGAGCTCCGTCTGGTGTTGTTGAGGTATCTTCAGATGCAAATTCTTCCCTTAGATGA
- the LOC135585811 gene encoding transcription factor E2FB-like isoform X4: protein MGRRLNNTYWVRAFPPYIYPKSERYDFPPSPPLVLLFLLLFPSPLPALSFSLRSLLVRSPLLPPIYLRILQPPEIGSALPLPPSNSTRTRVPGPDFVPAADLLAFAAGSGISSWIIVGLIWFGLMSSIQAAGKQPAQQPGQMFQPSKQCLPFASSRPPFVLLDGHQGFSAAVGRSGAGDDMADALVIKTPLKRKSVQEDNEAKVLHERATSTGYAVGFTSPLLTPVSEKGRKTYSSPPGNNLTAVGNSRYDSSLGLLTKKFINLLRHAQDGILDLNKATEILKVQKRRIYDITNVLEGIGLVEKTLKNRISWKGLDDMGPVEVDDDASILQEEIDKLTLEECRLDELISQMQERLRDLSEDESNHKWLYVTKDDISLLPCFQNKTLIAIKAPHGTTLEVPDPDEAEEYPQRRYRIVLRSTMGAIDVYLVSQFEDKYEGMSGVEMPPKVLPISNSGSVENYMVPFVTEESRGNGMELDIQHSERIWSDVNSSRDFDGGMMKIVPSDIDTEADYWLLSDAGASITDMWKTASEVKWDDISAGGANTPQPRAPSGVVEVSSDANSSLR, encoded by the exons ATGGGAAGGCGCCTAAATAACACTTATTGGGTTCGTGCCTTCCCTCCATATATTTATCCAAAGTCCGAACGCTATGATTTCCCTCCTTCCCCGCCCCTCGTTTTGCTCTTCCTCCTCTTGTTTCCCTCTCCGCTCCCCGCCCTCTCTTTTTCCCTCCGATCGCTTCTAGTCCGATCGCCCCTCCTGCCGCCGATCTATCTTAGAATCCTTCAACCCCCTGAGATCGGCTCCGCCTTACCGCTTCCGCCGTCAAATTCGACCAGAACTAGGGTTCCGGGCCCGGATTTCGTCCCCGCAGCCGATCTCTTGGCTTTCGCCGCGGGATCGGGGATTTCTAGCTGGATTATTGTTGGTTTGATCTGGTTCGGGTTGATGTCCAGCATCCAGGCAGCTGGGAAGCAACCGGCTCAGCAGCCAGGGCAGATGTTTCAGCCGTCAAAGCAGTGCTTGCCGTTTGCCTCGTCAAGACCGCCGTTCGTCTTGCTGGATGGGCATCAGGGGTTCTCAGCCGCCGTCGGTCGGTCGGGCGCCGGAGACGACATGGCCGATGCGCTGGTTATTAAGACTCCT TTGAAGAGAAAGTCTGTACAAGAAGATAATGAAGCTAAAGTACTGCACGAACGGGCAACTAGCACTGGATATGCTGTGGGATTCACAAGTCCTCTACTCACACCGGTGtcagaaaaaggaagaaagacgTATA GTTCACCTCCTGGCAACAATCTTACTGCAGTTGGAAATAGTCGTTATGATAGCTCCCTAG gGCTTTTGACCAAGAAGTTTATCAATTTGCTTAGACATGCACAAGATGGCATCCTTGATCTGAATAAAGCCACAGAAATTTTGAAG GTGCAAAAGAGGCGGATATATGACATCACTAATGTTCTTGAAGGCATTGGACTTGTAGAGAAAACACTTAAGAACAGGATCTCTTGGAa GGGACTAGATGACATGGGTCCAGTTGAGGTTGATGATGATGCTTCGATTTTACAG GAAGAAATTGACAAACTTACATTGGAGGAGTGCAGATTAGATGAGCTTATCAG CCAAATGCAAGAAAGACTGAGGGACCTCAGTGAAGATGAAAGCAATCATAA GTGGCTTTACGTGACTAAAGATGATATCTCGCTCCTTCCCTGCTTTCAG AACAAAACACTAATAGCAATTAAAGCACCTCATGGTACTACCCTTGAAGTTCCAGATCCTGATGAG GCTGAGGAATATCCTCAGAGGAGATACCGGATTGTCCTAAGAAGCACTATGGGTGCTATAGATGTATACCTTGTGAG tcaatttgaagacAAGTATGAGGGGATGAGTGGTGTTGAGATGCCCCCGAAGGTCCTTCCCATATCAAATTCAGGATCTGTCGAGAACTACATGGTGCCATTTGTCACAGAAGAGAGCAGAGGGAATGGAATGGAGCTTGATATTCAACACAGCGAGAGGATCTGGTCTGATGTAAATTCTTCACGGGATTTTGATGGTGGTATGATGAAGATTGTTCCTTCAGACATTGAT ACCGAAGCTGATTATTGGCTTCTATCAGATGCTGGTGCTAGCATTACAGATATGTGGAAGACTGCAT CAGAGGTTAAATGGGATGACATCAGCGCAGGTGGTGCCAACACACCTCAACCACGAGCTCCGTCTGGTGTTGTTGAGGTATCTTCAGATGCAAATTCTTCCCTTAGATGA
- the LOC135585811 gene encoding transcription factor E2FB-like isoform X3, giving the protein MGRRLNNTYWVRAFPPYIYPKSERYDFPPSPPLVLLFLLLFPSPLPALSFSLRSLLVRSPLLPPIYLRILQPPEIGSALPLPPSNSTRTRVPGPDFVPAADLLAFAAGSGISSWIIVGLIWFGLMSSIQAAGKQPAQQPGQMFQPSKQCLPFASSRPPFVLLDGHQGFSAAVGRSGAGDDMADALVIKTPLKRKSVQEDNEAKVLHERATSTGYAVGFTSPLLTPVSEKGRKTYSKSKISKHSSPPGNNLTAVGNSRYDSSLGLLTKKFINLLRHAQDGILDLNKATEILKVQKRRIYDITNVLEGIGLVEKTLKNRISWKGLDDMGPVEVDDDASILQEEIDKLTLEECRLDELISQMQERLRDLSEDESNHKWLYVTKDDISLLPCFQNKTLIAIKAPHGTTLEVPDPDEAEEYPQRRYRIVLRSTMGAIDVYLVSQFEDKYEGMSGVEMPPKVLPISNSGSVENYMVPFVTEESRGNGMELDIQHSERIWSDVNSSRDFDGGMMKIVPSDIDTEADYWLLSDAGASITDMWKTASEVKWDDISAGGANTPQPRAPSGVVEVSSDANSSLR; this is encoded by the exons ATGGGAAGGCGCCTAAATAACACTTATTGGGTTCGTGCCTTCCCTCCATATATTTATCCAAAGTCCGAACGCTATGATTTCCCTCCTTCCCCGCCCCTCGTTTTGCTCTTCCTCCTCTTGTTTCCCTCTCCGCTCCCCGCCCTCTCTTTTTCCCTCCGATCGCTTCTAGTCCGATCGCCCCTCCTGCCGCCGATCTATCTTAGAATCCTTCAACCCCCTGAGATCGGCTCCGCCTTACCGCTTCCGCCGTCAAATTCGACCAGAACTAGGGTTCCGGGCCCGGATTTCGTCCCCGCAGCCGATCTCTTGGCTTTCGCCGCGGGATCGGGGATTTCTAGCTGGATTATTGTTGGTTTGATCTGGTTCGGGTTGATGTCCAGCATCCAGGCAGCTGGGAAGCAACCGGCTCAGCAGCCAGGGCAGATGTTTCAGCCGTCAAAGCAGTGCTTGCCGTTTGCCTCGTCAAGACCGCCGTTCGTCTTGCTGGATGGGCATCAGGGGTTCTCAGCCGCCGTCGGTCGGTCGGGCGCCGGAGACGACATGGCCGATGCGCTGGTTATTAAGACTCCT TTGAAGAGAAAGTCTGTACAAGAAGATAATGAAGCTAAAGTACTGCACGAACGGGCAACTAGCACTGGATATGCTGTGGGATTCACAAGTCCTCTACTCACACCGGTGtcagaaaaaggaagaaagacgTATAGTAAGTCCAAGATTTCTAAGCACA GTTCACCTCCTGGCAACAATCTTACTGCAGTTGGAAATAGTCGTTATGATAGCTCCCTAG gGCTTTTGACCAAGAAGTTTATCAATTTGCTTAGACATGCACAAGATGGCATCCTTGATCTGAATAAAGCCACAGAAATTTTGAAG GTGCAAAAGAGGCGGATATATGACATCACTAATGTTCTTGAAGGCATTGGACTTGTAGAGAAAACACTTAAGAACAGGATCTCTTGGAa GGGACTAGATGACATGGGTCCAGTTGAGGTTGATGATGATGCTTCGATTTTACAG GAAGAAATTGACAAACTTACATTGGAGGAGTGCAGATTAGATGAGCTTATCAG CCAAATGCAAGAAAGACTGAGGGACCTCAGTGAAGATGAAAGCAATCATAA GTGGCTTTACGTGACTAAAGATGATATCTCGCTCCTTCCCTGCTTTCAG AACAAAACACTAATAGCAATTAAAGCACCTCATGGTACTACCCTTGAAGTTCCAGATCCTGATGAG GCTGAGGAATATCCTCAGAGGAGATACCGGATTGTCCTAAGAAGCACTATGGGTGCTATAGATGTATACCTTGTGAG tcaatttgaagacAAGTATGAGGGGATGAGTGGTGTTGAGATGCCCCCGAAGGTCCTTCCCATATCAAATTCAGGATCTGTCGAGAACTACATGGTGCCATTTGTCACAGAAGAGAGCAGAGGGAATGGAATGGAGCTTGATATTCAACACAGCGAGAGGATCTGGTCTGATGTAAATTCTTCACGGGATTTTGATGGTGGTATGATGAAGATTGTTCCTTCAGACATTGAT ACCGAAGCTGATTATTGGCTTCTATCAGATGCTGGTGCTAGCATTACAGATATGTGGAAGACTGCAT CAGAGGTTAAATGGGATGACATCAGCGCAGGTGGTGCCAACACACCTCAACCACGAGCTCCGTCTGGTGTTGTTGAGGTATCTTCAGATGCAAATTCTTCCCTTAGATGA
- the LOC135624920 gene encoding uncharacterized protein LOC135624920 encodes MEAGGVGCGGGGGDGWSEAVEDLVDRGDVEGAISVLESVVLRLQTLDGPPSPSGDLRLAAALGDLADLHSSRGFSLKADELRSRGFAIRARGSVPPLTPTSGGSEPVREKISPQEEIRVSTPSSDHEEDEDDWEAIADRGIHDESLLSSNTGDGEASSSSRKDPEVLVTPKRRGRGSFLYQKSCLYSEQVDAVTLADDNSKLDIESIEGHQRRAEDDAASGGRNSGYGTNHVLVLYDFPPSTRTTELEKFFEKFKDGGFAIRWVDDTVALAVFRTPAFARDAQNITHYPFKVRSLQEDDNLWNQICTKDLEPPYPRPKTSARTAQRLIAQVVGIKPSTEFGSNDLRKQEEARKNRIVTRRSLRDDAWGSDDP; translated from the exons ATGGAGGCCGGCGGCGTAGGttgcggcggaggcggaggagacGGGTGGAGTGAGGCAGTAGAGGACTTGGTCGACCGCGGCGATGTCGAGGGGGCCATCTCCGTCCTCGAATCAGTGGTCTTGAGGCTGCAAACCCTGGATGGCCCCCCGTCGCCATCCGGCGATCTCCGCCTCGCCGCCGCCCTCGGGGATCTCGCCGACCTTCACTCCTCCCGTGGCTTCTCCCTGAAGGCCGACGAGCTCCGGTCCCGCGGTTTCGCCATTCGTGCCCGCGGCTCCGTTCCGCCTTTGACCCCGACATCAGG GGGTTCTGAGCCAGTGAGGGAGAAGATTTCGCCGCAAGAAGAAATTAGGGTTTCAACTCCTTCTAGCGACCACGAAGAAGACGAAGATG ATTGGGAGGCAATTGCAGACCGTGGCATCCATGACGAATCGTTGCTATCTTCGAACACTGGAGATGGAGAGGCATCTAGTTCTTCAAGGAAAGATCCCGAGGTGCTTGTAACTCCAAAGAGGCGGGGAAGGGGATCTTTCTTGTACCAAAAGAGTTGCTTGTACAGTGAACAGGTGGATGCCGTGACCCTTGCCGATGACAACTCGAAGTTGGACATTGAATCAATTGAGGGTCATCAACGTCGTGCTGAGGACGATGCAGCAAGCGGGGGCAGGAATT CTGGATATGGTACCAACCATGTTCTTGTGCTATATGACTTTCCGCCTAGTACTCGAACAACGGAGTTAGAGAAGTTCTTCGAGAAATTCAAAGATGGTGGGTTTGCTATCCGATGGGTCGATGACACTGTTGCACTTGCAGTTTTCCGAACACCAGCATTTG CACGTGATGCTCAAAACATCACTCACTATCCATTCAAAGTCCGTTCTCTGCAGGAGGATGATAACCTGTGGAACCAGATCTGCACCAAAG ATCTGGAACCTCCTTACCCGAGGCCTAAGACTtctgcaagaacagcccaaaggtTGATTGCTCAGGTAGTGGGAATAAAGCCGTCTACCGAATTCGGGTCTAATGATCTGAGGAAACAGGAAGAAGCAAGAAAAAATCGAATAGTGACTCGGAGGTCCTTGCGTGATGATGCCTGGGGCTCTGATGATCCGTAG
- the LOC103968371 gene encoding E3 ubiquitin-protein ligase PUB23: MEGVLEVPEYYLCPISLQMMRDPVTVTTGITYDRESIERWLFSGKHRDCPVTKQPLPPELDLTPNHTLRRLIQAWCVEHASDGVERFPTPRPTVDKSQVAAILDEVVIPQTRMNALQRLKSVVLESDRNRRCIEESGAADLLVSIIREQEECNDGDEALAILCSLQISGERLLDLLRRNDDLIGTLTSILSQRNDQSQAYALLLLKSLVPVMSPSKMSDLREEFFSGIVKGLQDKVSRQATKAALQILAGVCCCKRNKVKAVRAGAVFVLIELLLGETERRRCEMLLAVLDQLCGCAEGRAEVVAHAAGISVVSKKILRVSKLASAMSARILCSVAKLSPSPPVLQEMLQVGAVSKLCLLLQVDCGVRLKDKAQEILKLHSRVWRSSPCLPPLLLASYP, from the coding sequence ATGGAAGGAGTACTTGAAGTCCCAGAATACTATCTCTGTCCTATATCTCTTCAGATGATGAGGGATCCGGTGACCGTCACCACCGGCATAACGTACGATCGGGAGAGCATCGAGCGGTGGTTGTTCTCCGGCAAGCACCGCGACTGCCCCGTCACCAAGCAACCGCTGCCCCCGGAGCTCGACCTCACACCGAACCACACTCTCCGTCGGCTGATTCAAGCGTGGTGCGTGGAGCACGCGTCGGACGGCGTGGAGCGGTTCCCGACTCCCCGTCCCACGGTCGACAAGTCCCAGGTCGCCGCCATCCTCGATGAGGTCGTGATTCCGCAGACGCGGATGAACGCTCTCCAAAGGCTGAAGAGCGTCGTGTTGGAGAGCGATCGCAACCGACGGTGCATCGAGGAATCCGGTGCGGCTGATCTCTTGGTCTCGATCATAAGAGAACAAGAGGAATGCAATGATGGCGATGAAGCTCTGGCTATCTTGTGCTCCCTTCAGATCTCGGGAGAACGCCTTCTCGATCTGCTTCGAAGGAACGACGATCTCATCGGAACGCTAACGTCGATCTTGAGCCAACGGAACGACCAGTCGCAAGCctacgccctcctcctcctcaaatCTCTGGTCCCTGTCATGTCCCCGTCCAAAATGTCAGATCTGAGAGAGGAGTTCTTCTCCGGGATCGTGAAGGGGCTGCAGGACAAGGTCTCGAGACAGGCCACCAAGGCCGCGCTGCAGATTCTCGCCGGCGTTTGCTGCTGCAAGAGGAACAAGGTGAAGGCGGTGCGAGCCGGAGCTGTCTTCGTCCTGATCGAGCTGTTGCTGGGTGAGACCGAGAGGAGGAGGTGCGAGATGCTGCTGGCGGTGCTGGACCAGCTCTGCGGGTGCGCCGAGGGGCGGGCGGAGGTGGTGGCGCACGCGGCGGGGATCTCCGTGGTGTCGAAGAAGATACTCCGGGTTTCGAAGCTGGCGAGCGCCATGTCGGCTAGGATACTGTGCTCGGTGGCGAAGCTGTCGCCGTCGCCGCCGGTGCTGCAGGAGATGCTGCAAGTGGGGGCGGTGTCCAAGCTGTGTTTGCTGCTTCAGGTGGACTGTGGAGTGAGGCTCAAGGATAAGGCGCAGGAGATACTGAAGCTGCACTCTAGGGTTTGGAGGAGCTCTCCCTGTTTGCCACCTCTGTTGCTGGCTTCCTATCCATGA